One part of the Aliivibrio fischeri ATCC 7744 = JCM 18803 = DSM 507 genome encodes these proteins:
- the ppnN gene encoding nucleotide 5'-monophosphate nucleosidase PpnN → MITHISPAGSMDLLSQLEVDQLKKTASSEVYRMYRNCTLAVLNSGSHTDSSKELLDKYQSFDVAVTRRDRGIKLELNNPPEHAFVDGTIIKGIQEHLFSVLRDMVYVNMQIADHNRLNLTKATHLTNLVFSILRNAKALHTGIEPNLVVCWGGHSINPVEYQYTREVGHELGLRELNICTGCGPGAMEGPMKGAAIGHAKQRYNDSRFVGLTEPSIIAAEPPNPIVNELIIMPDIEKRLEAFVRMAHGIVIFPGGPGTAEELLYILGIMMNPANRQQPMPIVLTGPKESEAYFRSIDTFIRDTLGEEATHYYDIVIGDPAKAAVFINHGIKKVKEYRKATDDSYSFNWALKIEPEFQLPFEPTHEAMSSLDLHLNQPKETLAANLRQAFSGIVSGNVKAEGIAEIEKHGVFKLHGDPDLMKKMDRLLQDFVKQGRMKLPGSKYEPCYKIVMD, encoded by the coding sequence ATGATTACTCATATAAGCCCTGCAGGTAGCATGGATTTGCTATCACAATTAGAAGTTGATCAGTTAAAGAAAACCGCTTCAAGTGAAGTTTATCGCATGTATCGAAACTGCACACTAGCGGTATTAAATTCAGGAAGTCATACTGATAGTTCAAAAGAATTATTAGATAAATATCAATCATTTGATGTTGCTGTTACGCGCCGAGATCGCGGAATTAAACTTGAATTAAATAACCCACCAGAGCACGCATTCGTTGATGGGACTATCATCAAAGGTATTCAAGAGCATCTATTTTCTGTTTTACGTGACATGGTTTACGTGAACATGCAAATCGCGGATCACAATCGACTAAACCTCACCAAAGCCACTCACCTAACCAATTTGGTATTTAGTATCTTACGTAATGCAAAAGCCTTGCATACGGGTATTGAGCCTAACTTAGTCGTCTGTTGGGGCGGGCATTCAATTAATCCTGTCGAATATCAATACACTCGTGAAGTCGGTCATGAGCTTGGTTTACGTGAATTAAATATTTGTACTGGCTGTGGTCCCGGAGCAATGGAAGGCCCAATGAAAGGAGCTGCTATTGGTCATGCGAAACAACGCTATAACGATAGTCGATTTGTTGGCCTAACCGAGCCATCAATCATTGCGGCAGAGCCACCAAACCCTATCGTCAATGAACTTATCATTATGCCTGATATTGAAAAACGTCTAGAAGCGTTTGTACGTATGGCTCATGGTATTGTTATTTTTCCTGGTGGCCCAGGAACGGCAGAAGAGTTGCTTTATATCTTAGGGATCATGATGAACCCTGCCAATAGACAGCAACCTATGCCTATCGTTCTTACTGGTCCAAAAGAGAGTGAGGCTTATTTCCGCTCTATTGATACCTTTATTCGCGATACCTTAGGTGAAGAAGCTACCCACTATTATGATATTGTTATTGGTGACCCTGCTAAAGCGGCGGTTTTCATTAATCATGGTATTAAGAAAGTAAAAGAATATCGTAAAGCGACGGATGACTCTTATAGCTTTAACTGGGCTCTGAAAATTGAACCTGAATTTCAGTTACCATTTGAACCAACCCATGAAGCGATGTCCTCTTTGGATTTACATTTAAATCAACCAAAAGAAACATTAGCAGCCAACTTACGTCAAGCATTCTCGGGAATTGTCTCTGGTAATGTAAAAGCCGAAGGCATTGCTGAGATCGAAAAGCATGGTGTATTTAAACTGCATGGTGATCCTGACTTGATGAAAAAGATGGATCGTTTACTTCAAGACTTTGTAAAACAGGGTCGAATGAAGTTACCCGGTTCTAAATATGAACCTTGCTATAAAATCGTTATGGATTAA
- a CDS encoding tetratricopeptide repeat protein, with protein MSFRQCLLFIFVFFPLSAWAKFFSAPILNDAYQLLDTKPAQSLRIVNQYLEQRQISPGQNPNQIPINNDSERTIRTPISTVEAFQIKALANKRLNKNREAIEAIKEAISLAKDFQLKSGYLESKLIYAYLWWNLTKDVDETNSILATIEQELLESGNTIGIHDKLYFGFALIHAEVESEQGNNSKAQQYYKQAMTHGAKLKDPSSLIFYHISYGRHFLQNKQFDQALTELLSAYWQSIEADQSGQLARANFLLGELFFQRKVLDKALEHASQSAEFYGRYNNSEQLSNVLTLIAQIHLKQGRFNLALVQYFNALDQEKEKNNVNKLISLRLDIANTYFLLYNYALSEHYLKQANNLNEYVKLPKQKARAALLQAKLNLINNKPDLAINDIQTAIVYSKKDNDKPLKLQSQKLLSETYEKMGLFEAALKAQREYETLNSSIQAVQNEINEEVFRQQKSIIEQSLHYQGLEAQLKENHLQTLKIQKIAGFLVALLTIISIYAFRKQQVNRFLKKRLHLLLNKYYTHPRSGLRNLRLLTERLPSSLQQSSSNIEQWHLGELINEPLSDRLRFTLFHIPMLQELYLTHGYQEGLSIEKAFGDYLSSVVTSPSRIYHFSDASFLYIEHKSDSTCSVQEMAETVQRWINNFDSNILIDKTVNIGMVEYPFLPRAYTAINDRELIDILLMATNAAQHLSEELSSSQWVNYRAIDNAPAASFASNNIRLACEQAISQGLIKVITSRN; from the coding sequence ATGTCTTTCCGTCAGTGTCTTCTTTTTATTTTTGTGTTTTTCCCACTTTCTGCATGGGCTAAATTTTTCTCAGCTCCAATTCTGAATGATGCTTACCAACTTTTAGATACCAAACCTGCGCAATCACTTAGAATCGTTAATCAATATCTTGAACAAAGACAAATCTCGCCGGGTCAAAATCCGAATCAAATTCCAATTAACAATGATTCTGAACGCACCATTAGAACACCAATAAGTACTGTTGAAGCGTTTCAAATTAAAGCTCTCGCTAATAAAAGATTAAATAAAAATAGAGAAGCGATTGAAGCAATCAAAGAAGCGATATCCCTAGCTAAAGACTTTCAATTAAAGTCAGGCTATTTAGAATCTAAATTAATCTATGCTTATTTATGGTGGAACTTAACCAAAGACGTAGATGAAACAAATAGTATTTTAGCGACTATTGAGCAAGAGTTACTTGAATCAGGCAATACCATTGGCATTCACGACAAACTGTATTTTGGTTTTGCGTTAATTCATGCTGAAGTTGAATCCGAACAAGGAAACAACAGCAAAGCACAACAATATTACAAACAAGCAATGACTCATGGGGCAAAACTAAAAGATCCAAGCAGCCTCATTTTCTATCATATTTCTTATGGTCGACACTTTTTACAGAACAAACAATTTGATCAGGCATTAACAGAGTTATTAAGTGCTTACTGGCAATCAATTGAAGCGGATCAAAGTGGTCAACTAGCTCGGGCTAACTTCTTATTAGGTGAACTTTTTTTCCAGAGAAAAGTACTGGATAAAGCGCTTGAGCACGCCTCGCAATCGGCTGAATTTTACGGCCGTTACAATAACAGCGAGCAACTTTCTAACGTTTTAACCTTAATCGCTCAGATACACCTTAAACAAGGTCGATTCAACTTGGCGTTAGTACAGTACTTTAACGCTCTGGATCAAGAGAAAGAAAAAAATAACGTTAATAAATTAATCTCATTACGATTAGATATCGCAAATACTTATTTCTTACTCTACAACTACGCATTAAGTGAGCATTACTTAAAACAAGCCAACAACCTTAATGAATACGTAAAACTGCCAAAGCAGAAGGCAAGAGCGGCTCTTCTACAAGCAAAATTGAATCTAATAAACAATAAACCGGATCTGGCTATTAATGATATTCAGACTGCGATTGTGTATAGCAAAAAAGACAATGATAAACCGCTAAAATTACAATCTCAGAAATTGCTTTCTGAAACCTATGAAAAAATGGGATTATTTGAAGCCGCATTAAAAGCTCAACGTGAATACGAAACATTGAACTCGTCTATTCAAGCGGTTCAAAACGAAATCAATGAAGAAGTATTTAGACAACAAAAAAGTATTATTGAACAATCTCTGCATTACCAAGGATTAGAAGCTCAATTAAAAGAAAATCATTTACAAACGCTTAAAATTCAAAAGATTGCAGGATTCTTAGTTGCATTACTAACTATCATTTCCATTTATGCATTCAGAAAACAACAAGTGAATCGTTTCTTGAAAAAACGTCTCCATCTGTTACTAAATAAATATTACACCCATCCTCGCAGTGGATTACGTAACTTACGTTTGCTAACAGAGAGGTTACCGTCATCACTACAACAAAGTAGTTCTAATATTGAGCAATGGCATTTAGGTGAATTAATCAATGAACCACTAAGTGATAGATTGCGGTTCACTCTATTCCATATTCCTATGTTACAAGAGCTATATCTAACTCATGGCTACCAGGAAGGTTTATCAATTGAGAAAGCCTTTGGGGATTACTTATCTTCTGTTGTGACTTCTCCAAGTCGTATTTATCATTTTTCAGATGCAAGCTTTCTCTATATCGAGCATAAATCGGACTCAACCTGTAGCGTTCAAGAAATGGCTGAAACCGTTCAACGTTGGATTAATAATTTCGATTCAAACATCTTAATTGATAAAACTGTTAATATAGGAATGGTTGAATACCCATTTTTACCACGGGCCTACACTGCAATTAATGATAGAGAATTAATTGATATTCTATTAATGGCGACTAATGCTGCTCAACATTTGAGTGAAGAGTTATCAAGCAGCCAATGGGTAAATTATCGAGCGATAGATAATGCACCAGCCGCAAGTTTCGCAAGTAATAATATACGCTTAGCTTGTGAACAAGCAATTAGCCAAGGTTTAATAAAGGTAATAACATCAAGGAATTAG
- a CDS encoding GGDEF domain-containing protein: MIEVSIVASELNQLKQQLDQTRLSHRDTTLKSRREIMLLKRIILRFCAACKHHDSELDKEIVELATSIEQVENTSDLTVRIATFERLINRYRQNVQKEHSMMEDHISYCGETLQRVIGLPAGLKRDLRNLLQHPSHDGSKHIQRIVRLIELYERAIKFISVGQLSSEINSNEIIDVDTQEQLSNELQHLISELDFDSTSGKDLLEIRNKLLTGVDAVSLIDLALQTLKLVLEGTNNERKASQAFVGEMNTQVAQIIKTSEQNQEKSQAYLEQRSLLNEEYSLLVKQAENLLNSKVSMQEHKAQMALLLSEMSDLSERNKAMQEREAALIERHEYATKKLNTLYEETLEYRRQLNNQQQRIFKDPLTKVYNRAAMHERLDLEYKRWVRHQHSLVLSIIDIDQFKRINKNYGHLAGDKALSIIAKTIENQVSDTDFVARFSGEEFLILFTETTEDERNKVLTNIQSAIAKLPFKFKDNHVKITVSICSSEFTNSDIPEKVIERSIQALYKQKTKGIEQLITA; the protein is encoded by the coding sequence ATGATTGAAGTATCCATTGTTGCCTCTGAATTAAACCAACTTAAGCAACAGCTAGATCAAACACGCCTATCACACCGAGACACTACGTTAAAATCACGTCGTGAAATAATGCTATTAAAGCGTATTATTTTGCGTTTTTGTGCTGCGTGTAAACATCATGATAGTGAACTAGATAAAGAGATTGTTGAACTTGCTACCAGTATAGAGCAAGTAGAAAACACATCAGATTTAACTGTCCGTATTGCTACTTTTGAGCGTTTAATTAATAGATATAGGCAGAATGTTCAAAAAGAGCATTCAATGATGGAAGATCATATTTCTTATTGTGGTGAAACGTTGCAACGAGTCATTGGCTTGCCTGCCGGACTTAAAAGAGATCTTCGTAACTTATTACAACACCCTTCTCACGATGGCAGTAAACACATTCAACGTATTGTTCGACTTATTGAGCTCTATGAACGAGCGATCAAATTCATTTCAGTAGGCCAGTTATCATCTGAAATCAATTCCAATGAAATTATTGATGTCGATACCCAAGAGCAGTTGAGTAATGAACTACAACATTTAATTTCTGAATTAGATTTTGACAGTACGTCAGGAAAAGACTTACTTGAGATCCGCAATAAACTACTGACAGGTGTAGATGCTGTATCTTTAATTGATCTTGCACTTCAAACTCTGAAGTTGGTATTAGAAGGCACAAACAATGAACGTAAAGCATCACAAGCGTTTGTTGGTGAAATGAATACGCAAGTTGCTCAAATAATCAAAACAAGTGAACAAAACCAAGAAAAAAGCCAAGCTTATTTAGAACAAAGATCCCTATTAAATGAAGAATACTCCCTGCTAGTAAAGCAAGCTGAGAACTTATTAAATAGTAAAGTAAGCATGCAAGAGCATAAAGCTCAAATGGCTCTGCTACTCAGTGAAATGAGTGATTTATCTGAACGTAATAAAGCAATGCAAGAGCGTGAAGCAGCATTAATTGAGCGACACGAATACGCAACCAAAAAGCTCAATACGCTTTATGAAGAAACTCTAGAGTATCGCCGTCAGCTAAATAACCAGCAACAACGAATTTTCAAAGATCCACTAACCAAAGTTTATAATCGAGCAGCAATGCACGAACGTCTCGATTTAGAATATAAACGCTGGGTACGCCATCAACACTCTTTAGTGCTTAGTATCATCGACATCGATCAGTTTAAACGCATTAATAAAAACTACGGTCATTTAGCTGGAGATAAGGCTCTTAGTATTATTGCAAAAACCATTGAAAACCAAGTGTCAGATACTGATTTTGTTGCTCGCTTCAGTGGTGAAGAATTTTTAATTCTATTTACTGAAACCACAGAAGATGAAAGAAATAAAGTATTAACCAATATTCAATCTGCGATTGCAAAACTGCCATTTAAATTCAAAGATAATCATGTAAAAATCACGGTTTCAATTTGTAGCTCAGAGTTCACAAACAGTGATATACCTGAGAAAGTTATTGAACGTTCAATACAAGCGTTATACAAGCAAAAAACAAAAGGCATTGAGCAACTCATTACTGCGTAG
- the xni gene encoding flap endonuclease Xni gives MAIHLVIIDALNLIRRVHSAQPNQDDIQAVITTTTRTINKILKETEPTHIIAVFDHHLQDRGWRAEILPQYKEDRKPMPEALQKGMDDIQEAWWKLGIDSLLSDGDEADDLVATLANKVAVHNEQVTIISTDKGYCQLLSPTLRIRDYFQHRWLDAPFVEKEFGLKPEQLADYWGLAGISSSKITGIPGVGPKAALEILTQFPTIEAANESEDLPKKYRKKFDEHYETAILCRQVAGLRTDIELGFNLQDIRYEKGTRD, from the coding sequence ATGGCAATTCATCTGGTTATTATTGACGCTCTTAATCTTATTCGTCGCGTTCACTCAGCTCAACCTAACCAAGATGATATCCAAGCGGTTATCACTACCACCACTCGTACTATTAATAAAATATTAAAAGAAACAGAGCCAACTCATATCATTGCGGTATTTGATCATCATCTTCAAGATCGAGGATGGCGTGCAGAAATTCTTCCTCAGTATAAAGAGGACAGAAAACCCATGCCTGAAGCATTACAGAAAGGCATGGATGATATCCAAGAAGCATGGTGGAAACTAGGCATTGATTCACTGCTTTCTGATGGTGATGAAGCGGATGACTTAGTTGCAACCCTAGCTAATAAAGTAGCGGTGCATAATGAACAAGTTACGATTATTTCTACCGATAAAGGCTACTGTCAGTTGCTCTCTCCTACTTTACGTATTCGAGATTATTTCCAACATCGCTGGTTAGATGCTCCTTTTGTAGAAAAAGAGTTTGGGTTAAAGCCTGAACAATTGGCTGATTACTGGGGATTAGCTGGGATCAGTTCAAGCAAAATTACGGGGATTCCGGGAGTCGGTCCAAAAGCAGCCTTAGAAATTCTAACTCAATTCCCAACGATTGAGGCCGCGAACGAGTCTGAAGATCTTCCTAAAAAATACCGTAAGAAGTTTGATGAACATTACGAAACCGCTATTTTATGTCGTCAAGTTGCGGGGTTAAGAACGGATATTGAGCTTGGGTTTAATTTGCAAGATATACGATATGAGAAAGGGACTAGGGACTAG